In a genomic window of Thiohalomonas denitrificans:
- the rimO gene encoding 30S ribosomal protein S12 methylthiotransferase RimO, translating into MSKTIPKVGFVSLGCPKATVDSERILTQLRAEGYQLSSSYDTADLVVVNTCGFIDAAVEESLETIGDALAENGKVIVTGCLGARDDTIRAAHPQVLAVTGPDALDEVMEAVHAHLPPQHDPFTDLVPPGGLKLTPRHYAYIKIAEGCNQSCSFCIIPGMRGRLVSRPVGEVLDEAERLVTAGVRELLVVSQDTGAYGVDVKYRTGFWQGRPVKSRITDLARGLGSLGIWVRLHYLYPYPHLDELLPLMADGLILPYLDVPFQHASPGLLKAMRRPGDVDGLLRRIDGWRAAVPDLTLRSTFIVGFPGETDSDFERLLEFLHEARLDRVGAFAYSPVEGAAANKLPGAVSEELKEERLERFMDVQAAISADRLQEKVGRRLTVLVEGADEEYVYARSRGDAPEIDGMVVVDTDADVEPGEFLEVTITAADEHDLYAVPVPD; encoded by the coding sequence ATGTCCAAGACCATACCCAAGGTAGGCTTCGTGAGCCTTGGCTGTCCCAAGGCCACAGTGGATTCCGAGCGGATCCTCACCCAATTGCGAGCCGAGGGATACCAGCTCAGCTCCAGCTATGACACCGCCGATCTGGTGGTGGTCAACACCTGCGGTTTTATCGACGCCGCGGTGGAGGAATCGCTGGAGACGATTGGTGACGCCCTGGCGGAGAATGGAAAGGTGATCGTCACCGGATGCCTGGGTGCCCGCGATGATACGATTCGGGCGGCCCACCCGCAGGTACTGGCGGTGACCGGACCTGACGCTCTCGATGAGGTGATGGAAGCGGTCCATGCCCATCTCCCGCCACAGCACGACCCGTTTACCGATCTCGTGCCACCCGGCGGGCTGAAGTTGACCCCGCGTCACTACGCCTACATCAAGATCGCCGAAGGCTGTAACCAGAGCTGCAGCTTCTGCATCATCCCGGGTATGCGGGGACGACTGGTCAGCCGCCCGGTGGGTGAGGTCCTGGATGAGGCGGAGCGCCTGGTGACAGCGGGGGTTCGGGAGCTGCTGGTGGTCTCCCAGGACACCGGCGCTTACGGAGTCGATGTGAAATACCGCACCGGGTTCTGGCAGGGACGTCCGGTGAAAAGCCGCATTACCGACCTGGCGCGGGGGCTGGGATCCCTGGGTATCTGGGTCCGCCTGCACTATCTCTACCCTTACCCGCACCTGGATGAGCTGCTGCCGTTGATGGCCGATGGGCTCATCCTTCCTTACCTGGATGTCCCTTTCCAACACGCCAGCCCGGGCCTGTTGAAGGCTATGCGACGGCCCGGCGATGTGGACGGACTGCTGCGACGCATCGACGGCTGGCGGGCCGCCGTACCGGACCTGACCCTGAGGAGTACTTTTATCGTCGGGTTCCCCGGCGAAACGGATAGCGATTTCGAACGGCTGCTGGAGTTCCTGCACGAGGCGCGTCTCGATCGGGTGGGGGCATTCGCCTATTCGCCGGTGGAGGGTGCCGCCGCCAACAAGCTCCCCGGAGCGGTTTCCGAGGAGCTCAAGGAGGAGCGGCTGGAGCGGTTCATGGATGTACAGGCGGCGATTAGTGCCGACCGGCTTCAGGAGAAGGTGGGGCGGCGCCTGACGGTGTTGGTGGAGGGGGCCGACGAGGAGTATGTCTACGCCCGTTCCAGGGGCGATGCTCCGGAGATCGACGGCATGGTGGTGGTGGATACCGATGCCGACGTCGAACCCGGCGAATTCCTCGAGGTAACGATCACTGCAGCCGACGAACACGATCTGTATGCGGTCCCGGTCCCGGACTGA
- a CDS encoding NADP(H)-dependent aldo-keto reductase — translation MEYRRLGRTDIKVSVICLGSMTWGEQNSEAEGHQQLDYALDHGVNFVDTAELYAIPPRAETYGRTEEIIGNWLEQTGRREEVILASKVVGRGGEWISHIRGGQTRLDRHNIVKALDGSLKRLKTDYIDLYQLHWPDRHTNFFGKRGYEHDPNDLPVPIVETLSILDDQVKAGKIRHVGLSNETPWGAMKFIQLTETLGLPRVVSVQNPYNLLNRIFEVGLAEVAHREQTGLLAYSPLGFGVLSGKYLEGHPEGARLTRWPDYDRYSNPQAIAATREYVALAREHGLDPAQMALAFVNSRPFLTSNIIGATTMEQLKSNIESAGLALPPEVLEGIEAIHSRYPNPSP, via the coding sequence ATGGAGTACCGCCGTCTGGGACGTACCGACATCAAGGTTTCGGTCATCTGCCTGGGAAGCATGACCTGGGGCGAGCAGAACAGCGAGGCCGAGGGCCACCAGCAGCTCGACTATGCCCTCGATCACGGGGTCAATTTCGTCGACACAGCGGAATTGTACGCGATTCCGCCGCGCGCCGAGACCTACGGCCGAACCGAAGAGATCATCGGCAACTGGCTGGAGCAGACCGGCCGCCGCGAAGAGGTCATCCTCGCCAGCAAGGTGGTGGGCCGCGGCGGCGAGTGGATCAGCCATATCCGGGGCGGCCAGACCCGGCTCGATAGGCACAATATCGTCAAGGCCCTGGACGGCAGCCTGAAGCGGCTCAAGACCGACTACATCGATCTCTATCAGCTGCACTGGCCGGATCGGCACACCAACTTCTTCGGGAAGCGCGGCTATGAGCACGATCCAAACGATCTTCCGGTGCCCATCGTCGAGACCCTCTCTATCCTGGACGATCAGGTCAAGGCGGGAAAAATTCGCCACGTCGGCCTCTCCAATGAAACGCCCTGGGGGGCCATGAAATTCATCCAGCTGACCGAAACCCTGGGTCTGCCGCGCGTTGTTTCGGTGCAGAATCCCTACAACCTTCTCAACCGCATTTTCGAGGTGGGTCTGGCCGAAGTCGCCCACCGGGAGCAGACCGGACTGCTGGCCTATTCGCCGCTGGGGTTCGGGGTACTTTCCGGAAAGTACCTGGAGGGACACCCCGAGGGGGCGCGCCTCACACGTTGGCCCGACTACGACCGCTACAGTAATCCGCAGGCGATCGCAGCTACCCGGGAGTATGTTGCGCTTGCCCGTGAACACGGCCTGGACCCGGCCCAAATGGCCCTGGCGTTCGTGAACAGTCGCCCCTTTCTCACCAGCAACATCATCGGCGCCACGACCATGGAGCAGTTGAAGAGCAATATTGAAAGTGCCGGCCTCGCCCTGCCACCGGAAGTTCTCGAGGGGATCGAGGCCATTCACTCCCGCTATCCCAATCCGAGTCCGTAA
- a CDS encoding glutathione S-transferase family protein, whose translation MKPQLISFKLCPFVQRSVILLKEKGVDYDITYIDLNSPPGWFKEISPLGKVPVLRVGEQSIFESAVIMEYLDEVNPPSLHPSDPLRKALNRAWMEFGSELFMGQFQMIRSPDAESFEQKLKALKDNLAKLETHIAGPFFNGDTFNLIDAAYAPLFMRSQLLENWHPLALLQGLPRVEAWSQRLLARDTVKESVIDNFSELFRLHIANSEGYGAELFDEK comes from the coding sequence ATGAAACCGCAGTTGATCAGCTTCAAGCTCTGTCCGTTCGTCCAGCGTTCGGTAATCCTTCTCAAGGAGAAGGGCGTCGACTACGACATCACCTATATCGATCTCAATAGCCCGCCAGGCTGGTTCAAGGAGATATCCCCGCTCGGAAAGGTACCGGTGCTGCGGGTGGGCGAGCAGTCGATCTTCGAGTCGGCGGTCATCATGGAATACCTCGACGAGGTCAATCCACCCTCGCTGCATCCGTCCGATCCGTTGCGCAAGGCGCTCAACCGGGCGTGGATGGAATTCGGTTCGGAGCTCTTCATGGGCCAGTTCCAGATGATCCGGTCACCGGATGCAGAGAGCTTCGAGCAGAAACTGAAGGCGTTGAAAGACAATCTGGCCAAACTCGAAACCCATATCGCCGGGCCGTTCTTCAACGGCGACACTTTCAACCTGATCGATGCCGCCTATGCCCCCCTTTTCATGCGAAGCCAGCTGCTCGAAAACTGGCACCCGCTAGCACTGCTGCAGGGACTTCCCAGAGTGGAGGCCTGGTCGCAGCGTCTGCTCGCCCGAGACACGGTAAAGGAATCCGTAATCGATAACTTTTCGGAACTGTTCCGATTGCATATTGCCAACAGTGAAGGCTATGGGGCGGAGCTGTTCGACGAGAAATAA
- a CDS encoding AEC family transporter, producing the protein MIDVVIQAGALILLGVLWRVWSPSGLEGDTLRHSLTTLVYVLLLPALALVVLWKAPLGTEALTVAGLAFAGLAVGFGSAWAWYRFRSVSRPQMGALLLAATFPNATYMGLPVLEVTLGPWARSIAIQYDLFACTPVLLSAGVLMAARYGDAVEPIHPLRMLMRVPPLWGALAGVLLNLGGVPLPDLLDGLLELLGSAVVPLMLFSIGLGLRWMGSGTRMLGQLWPVLVIQLLLTPAVIWWATGMLAMGEGLRAGIVLEAAMPSMVLGIVLCDRYRLDVALYAMAVTLSTALSLITLPFWFGMTGA; encoded by the coding sequence ATGATTGATGTCGTGATCCAGGCGGGCGCCCTGATACTGCTCGGCGTGCTCTGGCGCGTGTGGTCGCCGAGTGGTCTGGAGGGGGATACCCTGCGGCACAGCCTGACCACCCTGGTCTATGTATTGCTGCTGCCGGCACTGGCGCTGGTGGTCCTGTGGAAGGCCCCGTTGGGGACAGAAGCGCTCACGGTGGCGGGTCTGGCCTTTGCCGGTCTGGCGGTCGGATTCGGGAGTGCCTGGGCCTGGTATCGGTTTCGCTCCGTTTCGCGCCCCCAGATGGGTGCGCTGCTGCTTGCCGCGACCTTTCCCAATGCGACCTATATGGGACTCCCGGTGCTGGAGGTAACCCTGGGGCCCTGGGCACGCAGTATTGCCATTCAGTATGACCTGTTCGCCTGTACACCCGTCTTGTTGAGCGCCGGGGTGCTGATGGCGGCCCGGTATGGCGATGCGGTTGAACCCATCCATCCGCTACGGATGCTGATGCGTGTGCCGCCGCTGTGGGGGGCGCTGGCAGGTGTTTTGCTAAACCTCGGGGGCGTACCCCTGCCCGATTTGCTCGACGGTCTCCTCGAGCTACTGGGTAGCGCTGTCGTGCCTCTGATGCTGTTTTCCATCGGGCTGGGCCTGCGCTGGATGGGAAGCGGAACACGCATGCTGGGCCAGCTCTGGCCGGTGCTGGTGATCCAGCTGCTGCTGACGCCGGCGGTGATTTGGTGGGCAACCGGCATGCTTGCGATGGGAGAAGGCCTCCGGGCCGGTATTGTCCTGGAGGCGGCGATGCCGAGCATGGTACTGGGCATCGTCCTGTGTGATCGCTACCGTCTGGACGTGGCGCTCTATGCCATGGCCGTGACGCTCAGCACCGCATTGAGCCTGATCACGTTGCCCTTCTGGTTCGGGATGACGGGCGCCTAG
- a CDS encoding secondary thiamine-phosphate synthase enzyme YjbQ, which produces MITTLEIETPGQGLYLFTDKVAALVGQWGMEDGLCTLLIQHTSASLVIQENADPSARRDLENWLNRLVAEGDALFSHILEGPDDMPSHIKSALTATSLGIPVISGRLALGTWQGIYLWEHRHQPQLRRVVVHVG; this is translated from the coding sequence GTGATCACGACCTTGGAAATCGAAACACCTGGACAGGGTCTGTACCTTTTTACCGACAAGGTGGCAGCGCTGGTCGGTCAGTGGGGGATGGAAGACGGGCTTTGCACCCTGTTGATACAGCATACGTCCGCAAGCCTCGTCATCCAGGAAAACGCTGATCCCTCGGCGCGTCGGGACCTGGAGAACTGGCTGAACCGCTTGGTGGCAGAAGGTGATGCGCTGTTCAGTCATATCCTGGAGGGGCCGGATGATATGCCCTCCCACATCAAGTCGGCCCTCACGGCCACCAGTCTCGGTATTCCGGTCATCAGCGGTCGTCTGGCGCTCGGTACCTGGCAGGGAATTTATCTTTGGGAGCATCGGCACCAGCCCCAGCTGCGCCGGGTTGTTGTGCATGTGGGCTAA
- a CDS encoding HU family DNA-binding protein, with product MMAVKKTSAKKKAAPKASPKKATVKKSVAKPNAKAIPTKQTKTQIINSIAEDTGLTKKDVAAVFGSLSNLIEGHMKKRGSGEFTIPDSGVKIRRIKKPATKSRKMLSPFTGEEITVKAKPARNVIKVAPLKALKDAVTK from the coding sequence ATGATGGCAGTGAAGAAGACTTCCGCGAAGAAAAAAGCCGCCCCGAAGGCCAGCCCCAAGAAAGCCACCGTCAAGAAAAGCGTCGCAAAACCCAATGCGAAGGCGATTCCCACCAAGCAGACCAAGACCCAGATCATCAACTCGATTGCTGAAGATACGGGCCTGACCAAAAAAGACGTTGCTGCAGTCTTCGGTTCCCTGTCCAACCTGATCGAAGGGCACATGAAAAAGCGCGGCTCCGGGGAGTTCACCATTCCCGATAGCGGCGTAAAGATCCGTCGTATCAAGAAACCGGCCACCAAGTCCCGCAAAATGCTTTCGCCGTTCACCGGCGAAGAGATCACCGTAAAGGCCAAACCGGCCCGCAACGTCATCAAGGTTGCCCCGCTGAAGGCACTCAAAGACGCGGTCACCAAATAG
- a CDS encoding CBS domain-containing protein, whose translation MTSIYRPLPYSSLDSDTGYHRPSQRLPERVCRESAALEVMTDLTQVAAMTIGPCATLEAVEERMIASNVRLLLVTDQHNSILGIITSTDLKGERPMQYLKEVGGKRKDIFVRDIMTPRERIEVLYLEDVNTARVGDIVETLKRVGRQHALVVDRDADGRQSVRGIFSTKQIGKQLGVAIETTEIAKTFAELEAALA comes from the coding sequence ATGACCAGTATTTATCGTCCGCTACCCTATAGCAGTCTCGATTCCGACACCGGTTATCATCGTCCGTCACAGCGCCTTCCCGAACGGGTATGCAGGGAGAGTGCGGCCCTCGAGGTGATGACGGATCTGACCCAGGTCGCCGCCATGACCATCGGCCCTTGCGCGACACTGGAAGCCGTGGAAGAACGGATGATCGCCAGTAACGTGCGGCTGCTCCTGGTGACGGACCAGCACAACAGCATTCTCGGCATCATCACCTCCACCGATCTGAAGGGGGAGCGCCCCATGCAGTACCTGAAAGAGGTGGGCGGCAAGCGCAAGGATATTTTCGTACGCGATATCATGACCCCGCGCGAACGGATCGAGGTGCTTTATCTGGAGGACGTCAACACGGCGCGGGTCGGCGACATCGTGGAAACCCTCAAACGGGTCGGTCGTCAACACGCTTTGGTGGTGGATCGGGACGCAGACGGTAGGCAGAGCGTCCGTGGCATTTTCTCCACCAAACAGATTGGCAAGCAGTTGGGTGTGGCAATCGAGACCACTGAGATCGCCAAAACCTTTGCCGAACTGGAGGCCGCCCTGGCCTAG
- a CDS encoding Tll0287-like domain-containing protein yields the protein MKRAFGAALLCCLPFSTTIAEDHTGELAGESKVIIKQFMGDLKGELKSAMKAGGPVNAIGVCNRVAPAIAKKHTDDSGWSVARTSLKLRNPDNAPDAWEQGVLEKFEARKAAGEPVKPMAYHETVEEDGQKVFRFMKAIPTGEVCLKCHGAELSPAVADKLDELYPSDEARGFQAGDIRGAFTLKKPL from the coding sequence ATGAAGCGAGCATTCGGTGCAGCGCTGCTTTGCTGCCTGCCATTCAGCACTACCATTGCCGAAGACCATACCGGCGAGCTGGCGGGTGAGAGCAAAGTGATTATCAAGCAATTCATGGGCGACCTGAAAGGCGAGCTAAAATCCGCTATGAAAGCCGGCGGACCGGTCAATGCTATCGGTGTCTGCAATCGGGTGGCACCCGCAATTGCAAAGAAGCATACGGACGACAGCGGCTGGAGCGTCGCCCGGACCAGCCTCAAGTTGCGTAATCCCGACAATGCCCCCGATGCCTGGGAGCAAGGAGTACTGGAGAAGTTCGAGGCACGAAAAGCGGCGGGTGAGCCGGTCAAGCCTATGGCTTATCATGAAACCGTCGAAGAGGACGGCCAGAAGGTCTTTCGCTTCATGAAAGCCATCCCGACCGGCGAGGTTTGCCTGAAATGCCACGGAGCCGAACTGTCACCTGCCGTCGCGGACAAGCTCGACGAGCTGTATCCGTCCGATGAGGCGCGAGGCTTCCAGGCCGGGGATATCCGCGGCGCCTTTACCCTGAAGAAGCCGTTGTAA
- a CDS encoding thioredoxin family protein, with protein MQSLTSSQQFDAFVEQHPAVLIYFSSSGCGVCNALKPRVRAMVEEEFPELMLAEVDCEASPELAAQHGVFTVPTVTVWFEQHETTRKSRAFSIGELQMEMERPYALMFEV; from the coding sequence ATGCAATCCCTCACTTCTTCCCAGCAGTTCGACGCCTTCGTGGAGCAGCATCCCGCCGTTTTAATCTACTTTTCGAGCTCCGGCTGCGGTGTTTGTAATGCGCTCAAACCGCGGGTGCGGGCAATGGTGGAGGAGGAATTCCCTGAACTGATGCTGGCCGAAGTGGATTGTGAAGCGAGTCCCGAACTTGCGGCCCAACACGGCGTCTTTACAGTACCGACCGTGACCGTCTGGTTCGAACAGCATGAAACCACCCGCAAGTCACGGGCCTTCAGCATCGGTGAACTTCAGATGGAGATGGAGCGACCCTACGCGCTGATGTTCGAGGTGTGA
- a CDS encoding DUF1540 domain-containing protein produces MKITVEMPNVSECQVSECVYNLEQACHARAITVGDGVKPGCDTYFKAGSHVKRASEIAGVGACKVNGCQYNDDFECQAANIQVGFAGDSIDCLTFSPR; encoded by the coding sequence ATGAAGATTACAGTCGAAATGCCAAATGTGTCGGAGTGTCAGGTTTCCGAGTGTGTCTATAACCTTGAGCAGGCGTGTCACGCACGTGCCATCACCGTGGGCGATGGCGTAAAACCGGGGTGTGACACCTACTTCAAGGCCGGAAGTCATGTGAAAAGGGCCTCCGAGATCGCCGGCGTCGGGGCATGCAAGGTCAATGGCTGCCAGTACAACGACGATTTCGAATGCCAAGCCGCAAATATCCAGGTGGGTTTCGCCGGAGACAGCATCGACTGCCTGACCTTCTCGCCGCGATAG
- a CDS encoding DUF1540 domain-containing protein — protein MEKCIETSDVARCSVPECVYNRSARCYAGAITVGSGDLPECDTFHTANDRVPPRPHTAGVGACKSNECRYNDDYECTAERVYIGWVDDFHFIGCLTYAQTAR, from the coding sequence ATGGAAAAGTGCATCGAGACCAGCGACGTCGCGCGCTGCTCTGTCCCCGAGTGCGTCTATAACCGAAGCGCCCGCTGCTATGCCGGGGCCATTACTGTCGGCAGCGGCGATCTACCGGAGTGTGACACCTTTCATACAGCCAATGACCGGGTCCCGCCGCGGCCCCATACTGCCGGCGTAGGTGCTTGCAAGAGCAACGAATGCCGCTACAACGATGATTACGAATGTACTGCGGAGCGGGTCTACATTGGCTGGGTCGATGACTTCCACTTTATTGGGTGTCTCACCTATGCGCAGACGGCGCGGTAG
- a CDS encoding GGDEF domain-containing response regulator has protein sequence MGRAILVVDGSSVAQAVLRSYLRKELMEAEVDIAATGEQALQLLEARQEPFGLITTALQLPDMDGLDLCLHIRQSRRHGRAPVVVVSSDADERLKRGGFQAGVTEYFDKSRGIEALGGFIKEFVQRSPGYVGRVLYVEDSRTASAWGCRAMVRQGLDVEHVTSAEMAMQRLNEADSGLPDLVVTDYFLSGKATGEDLLRYVRQECRCSPQELPVLVVTGNSHSGRHAEVLHRGANDFIEKPIIEEILIARIRSLLMVSQTFATMRRQSEAMRLMAFSDSLTGTRNKRYLLDFGEEFMADRKGSVVVLLNDIDHFKHINDTYGHLTGDRILEAIGRLLRGMFPESEGHLVARFGGEEFVTLLGATAPDEGLQAAEKFRHALSELHPEGIKVTTTVGVADTERHGTDLARLIAMADEALYQGKTAGRDRVHCALTEPLELV, from the coding sequence ATGGGCCGTGCAATCCTGGTGGTAGACGGGTCCAGCGTGGCGCAAGCCGTGCTGAGGTCGTACCTTAGAAAGGAACTAATGGAAGCAGAGGTAGATATCGCCGCTACCGGTGAACAGGCCCTGCAACTGCTGGAGGCGCGTCAGGAGCCGTTTGGCCTGATCACTACTGCGCTGCAGTTGCCGGATATGGATGGCCTCGATCTCTGTTTGCATATCCGGCAGAGCCGTCGGCACGGCCGGGCGCCTGTCGTGGTGGTCTCGTCAGACGCCGATGAACGGCTGAAACGCGGTGGTTTTCAGGCCGGTGTCACGGAATACTTCGATAAATCCCGCGGTATCGAGGCCCTGGGCGGCTTTATCAAGGAGTTCGTGCAGCGTAGCCCGGGATATGTTGGTCGCGTTCTCTATGTGGAGGACTCCAGGACCGCATCCGCCTGGGGGTGCAGGGCCATGGTGCGCCAGGGACTGGACGTTGAACACGTCACCTCGGCGGAAATGGCGATGCAGCGCTTGAACGAAGCGGACAGTGGGCTTCCCGACCTGGTGGTGACGGACTACTTCCTCAGTGGCAAGGCGACGGGCGAGGACCTGCTGCGCTACGTTCGGCAGGAGTGTCGATGTTCACCCCAGGAGTTGCCGGTACTGGTAGTCACCGGAAACTCCCATAGCGGACGGCATGCTGAAGTCTTGCATCGCGGTGCAAACGACTTCATCGAAAAACCCATCATTGAAGAGATCCTCATCGCACGTATTCGTTCGTTGCTCATGGTCAGCCAGACCTTTGCCACCATGAGGCGCCAGAGCGAGGCGATGCGCCTGATGGCCTTCAGCGACAGCCTCACGGGGACTCGTAACAAACGCTACTTGCTCGACTTCGGTGAGGAGTTCATGGCTGACCGCAAGGGATCTGTCGTGGTACTGCTGAATGATATCGATCACTTCAAGCACATTAATGACACCTATGGACACCTCACCGGTGACCGGATTCTGGAGGCTATAGGCCGTCTGTTGCGAGGCATGTTCCCCGAGTCGGAAGGACACCTCGTTGCCCGGTTCGGAGGCGAAGAGTTCGTCACGCTGCTTGGCGCCACCGCGCCAGACGAGGGTCTCCAGGCGGCGGAGAAATTCCGCCACGCACTTTCCGAACTGCATCCCGAGGGGATAAAGGTAACCACCACCGTGGGTGTCGCCGATACCGAGCGGCACGGAACGGATCTTGCTCGGCTTATCGCTATGGCCGATGAGGCCCTTTATCAGGGGAAAACGGCCGGTCGTGACCGTGTCCATTGCGCGCTGACAGAACCGCTTGAGCTAGTTTGA
- a CDS encoding PRC-barrel domain-containing protein, which yields MKRKQLAVVVGAILGLSLGVPSYVFGQEQGVSDPATEQQPTSEQTSGDIMNMTVSELKGETIYNAAGEELGSVDSVVTDLDQQLSVVLSVGGFLGIGSTKVAIPVSQLHRTGDRIATNTSASADALAESSAFNENAYDEVSGDMRLADATQQDQVAQQEQQAQQEQQPQQEQQAQQEQPMAAQPPTAEVEAELAAFETLDTDSDGFISRQESGVSRPLSEKWLSVDIDADGRVDETEFSAFEAGYRAHVQARQGTSQQQSRGQPESDTRDSQELASFSELDKNDDGYLSEQEVEEHERLAENWEQADANNDGQLDQAEFSAFESALRPDRSTQRERPEDRPSSGLGQE from the coding sequence ATGAAACGGAAACAACTGGCCGTCGTGGTAGGCGCAATTCTGGGGCTATCACTCGGTGTACCTTCCTATGTGTTCGGGCAGGAGCAGGGCGTGAGCGACCCTGCTACCGAGCAGCAGCCGACGTCGGAGCAGACGTCCGGCGACATCATGAACATGACCGTCAGCGAGCTGAAAGGCGAGACCATCTATAACGCCGCGGGTGAAGAGCTCGGATCCGTTGACAGTGTCGTGACAGACTTGGATCAACAGCTCAGTGTGGTGCTTTCGGTTGGTGGATTCCTGGGGATCGGTAGTACCAAGGTAGCGATTCCAGTTTCGCAGCTGCATCGCACCGGCGATCGGATTGCTACCAACACCTCAGCTTCTGCTGACGCCTTGGCCGAATCCTCCGCCTTCAATGAAAACGCATACGACGAAGTCTCTGGCGATATGCGACTGGCAGATGCCACTCAACAGGATCAGGTCGCCCAACAGGAACAGCAGGCTCAACAGGAACAGCAGCCTCAACAGGAGCAGCAGGCCCAACAGGAACAGCCGATGGCGGCTCAGCCGCCGACGGCCGAGGTCGAAGCAGAATTGGCGGCATTCGAAACGCTGGACACGGATAGCGACGGCTTTATCAGCAGGCAGGAGTCTGGAGTGAGCAGGCCCTTGTCGGAGAAATGGCTGTCAGTCGACATTGATGCCGACGGCCGGGTCGACGAGACCGAATTCAGTGCCTTTGAAGCCGGTTACCGTGCTCACGTCCAGGCGCGGCAGGGGACCTCACAACAGCAGTCCCGGGGACAGCCGGAATCAGACACCCGGGACTCTCAAGAGCTGGCAAGTTTTTCCGAACTGGATAAGAACGACGACGGCTATTTGAGCGAGCAGGAAGTCGAGGAACATGAGCGGCTCGCCGAGAACTGGGAACAGGCCGACGCCAATAACGATGGCCAACTCGATCAGGCGGAATTCAGCGCTTTCGAGAGCGCCCTTCGACCTGACCGGTCCACACAACGTGAGCGGCCCGAAGATCGCCCGTCCAGCGGCTTGGGGCAGGAGTAA
- the rbr gene encoding rubrerythrin, whose translation MTRTIKGTRTERNLLTAFAGESQARNRYTYFAAVARKEGLVQISHIFEETADQEKEHAKRFFKFLEGGEVEISHSFPAGKMGNTLENLHAAAEGENHEWADMYPAFARVAREEGFDDIAAVFEAISVAERQHERRYRMLAENLEAGRVFQRNGKVTWRCRNCGYLHESEEAPEVCPACNHPRAHFELLAENW comes from the coding sequence ATGACCCGAACCATCAAAGGAACCCGGACCGAGAGAAACCTGTTGACCGCGTTCGCGGGTGAATCGCAGGCCCGCAACCGCTATACGTACTTCGCCGCAGTGGCCCGCAAGGAGGGACTGGTTCAGATCAGTCATATTTTTGAGGAGACCGCTGATCAGGAAAAGGAGCACGCCAAACGCTTTTTTAAGTTTCTGGAGGGTGGCGAGGTAGAGATTAGCCATTCCTTTCCGGCGGGGAAAATGGGTAATACCCTGGAAAATCTTCATGCCGCGGCCGAGGGGGAGAACCATGAGTGGGCGGACATGTATCCCGCCTTTGCACGGGTGGCGAGGGAAGAGGGATTCGATGATATTGCCGCTGTCTTTGAGGCGATTTCTGTTGCGGAAAGGCAGCACGAGCGTCGCTACCGGATGCTTGCCGAGAACCTCGAGGCGGGTCGCGTCTTCCAGCGAAATGGAAAAGTAACCTGGCGCTGCCGCAATTGCGGCTATCTTCATGAAAGCGAAGAGGCACCCGAGGTTTGCCCGGCCTGCAATCATCCCCGGGCCCATTTCGAACTGCTGGCGGAAAACTGGTGA
- a CDS encoding YqcC family protein → MNSETHQLADLLLAIEAEMHRIGLWEADPPSEEALSSLAPFCYDTLQFHQWLQWVFIPKTKAIVEVGEDWPSRSDIFPLAEHAFREITCDTGMLLLLIKQFDNFINRS, encoded by the coding sequence ATGAACAGCGAAACCCATCAACTTGCGGATCTACTGCTGGCTATCGAGGCAGAAATGCACCGTATCGGATTGTGGGAGGCGGATCCGCCCTCCGAGGAGGCCTTATCGAGCCTAGCACCGTTCTGCTATGACACCCTGCAATTCCATCAGTGGCTGCAGTGGGTCTTTATTCCGAAGACCAAGGCGATCGTCGAAGTTGGTGAAGATTGGCCCTCCCGTTCCGATATCTTTCCGCTCGCCGAGCATGCCTTTCGGGAAATTACTTGCGATACGGGAATGCTGCTGCTCCTTATCAAACAGTTCGATAACTTCATCAACCGGAGCTAA